In Azospirillum ramasamyi, the following are encoded in one genomic region:
- a CDS encoding ABC transporter ATP-binding protein has protein sequence MTLSVHEVRAGYVPDADILNGLSVTVEPGEIVTILGPNGSGKSTLLKTVVGQLRPRAGRVVADGRDLAGIPVHRRIRDCGVAYVPQLDNIFGPLTIRENLELGGQFVEPAARKARLEQLLEHYPNLGRKAGARADSLSGGERQMLALARALMPGPRHLLLDEPSAGLSPLMMDELFAHIRRIRDREGVSVLMVEQNAAESLEVSDRAYVLVMGRVHREGTAQEILEDETVGHLYLGAGPVH, from the coding sequence ATGACGCTTTCGGTGCATGAGGTGCGCGCCGGCTATGTGCCGGATGCCGACATCCTGAACGGCCTGTCCGTCACGGTGGAGCCGGGGGAGATCGTCACCATCCTCGGCCCCAACGGGTCGGGTAAGTCGACGCTGCTGAAGACGGTGGTCGGCCAGCTCCGCCCGCGTGCCGGCCGCGTCGTCGCCGACGGCCGTGATCTCGCCGGAATCCCGGTCCACAGGCGCATCCGCGACTGCGGCGTCGCCTATGTGCCGCAACTCGACAACATCTTCGGCCCGCTCACCATCCGGGAGAATCTGGAGCTGGGCGGCCAGTTCGTCGAGCCCGCCGCCCGCAAGGCCCGGCTGGAGCAACTGCTGGAGCATTATCCCAACCTCGGCCGCAAGGCCGGGGCGCGGGCCGACAGCCTGTCGGGCGGCGAGCGGCAGATGCTGGCGCTCGCCCGCGCGCTGATGCCGGGGCCGCGCCACCTGCTGCTCGACGAGCCGTCGGCCGGCCTGTCTCCGCTGATGATGGACGAGCTTTTCGCCCATATCCGCCGCATCCGCGACCGTGAAGGCGTCTCGGTCCTGATGGTCGAGCAGAACGCGGCGGAATCGCTGGAGGTCTCCGACCGCGCCTATGTGCTTGTGATGGGGCGGGTGCATCGGGAGGGCACGGCCCAGGAGATCCTGGAGGACGAGACGGTCGGGCACCTCTATCTGGGGGCCGGCCCGGTGCATTGA
- a CDS encoding GNAT family N-acetyltransferase, with amino-acid sequence MVRIIDTVLRPNGYRLFGVVPAEGEPAACILGYRLQHSLWLGKSFYIVDMATLPEWRGHGFASQLLDWAVEEAGRLGCDALHLDSGVGPDRSDAHRLYMSKRFQIGCHHFVRKLR; translated from the coding sequence ATGGTCCGCATCATCGACACTGTTCTGCGGCCGAACGGCTATCGTCTTTTCGGTGTCGTTCCGGCCGAAGGCGAGCCGGCCGCCTGCATTCTGGGATACCGCCTGCAGCACTCCCTGTGGCTGGGAAAATCCTTCTACATCGTCGACATGGCCACGCTGCCGGAATGGCGCGGACATGGCTTCGCCTCCCAACTTCTGGACTGGGCGGTGGAAGAGGCCGGGAGGCTCGGTTGCGACGCGCTCCATCTCGATTCCGGGGTCGGTCCCGACCGGAGCGACGCGCATCGCCTGTACATGTCGAAGCGCTTCCAGATCGGCTGTCACCATTTCGTGCGCAAACTCCGGTAG
- a CDS encoding ABC transporter substrate-binding protein → MTRRSANGALLGAVALALLGGGAARAQDTVTLGAVLPLSGASATIGEDQRRGIELAVEKVNADGGVLGRKLAVVVEDSGGRAQSAIDAARKLVSVSKTPVVIGEYSSGNTIPVGQYLQREGIVHINPGSSSPVIKTIGDRSFSTIGLDDVAGKFTAEAVYGMGHRKAVFLAPNNAYGQGVYSETKAAFEALGGQVVANLLYTEGQSNYRRELQRIAAAKPDVIIYSGYGQESATINREAFELGLSKTPWFGIYLSMCTADSRPETVEGQMGMEVNYVGPDGAWYRDAYQKKFGKEFATTFSGYTYDAVMMAAAAINKAGSTDPAKIRDAMAALGDYAGATGPIAFDADGQRKTQPYIVVSYKSGELKTAAR, encoded by the coding sequence TTGACCCGGCGTTCCGCGAATGGTGCGCTGCTGGGTGCGGTGGCGCTGGCGCTCCTGGGCGGCGGTGCCGCGCGGGCGCAGGACACGGTGACTCTGGGCGCCGTCCTGCCGCTGAGCGGTGCCAGCGCCACCATCGGCGAGGACCAGCGCCGCGGCATCGAGCTGGCGGTGGAGAAGGTCAACGCCGACGGCGGCGTGCTGGGCCGCAAACTGGCGGTCGTGGTCGAGGATTCCGGCGGCCGGGCGCAGAGCGCCATCGACGCGGCGCGCAAGCTGGTATCGGTGTCCAAGACCCCGGTGGTGATCGGCGAATACTCGTCGGGCAACACCATCCCGGTCGGCCAGTATCTCCAGCGCGAGGGGATCGTCCACATCAACCCCGGATCCTCCTCGCCGGTGATCAAGACCATCGGCGACCGGTCCTTCAGCACCATCGGGCTGGACGACGTCGCCGGCAAGTTCACCGCCGAGGCGGTCTACGGCATGGGCCACCGCAAGGCGGTCTTCCTCGCCCCCAACAACGCCTATGGCCAGGGCGTCTACAGCGAAACGAAGGCGGCGTTCGAGGCGCTGGGCGGCCAGGTGGTCGCCAACCTGCTCTACACCGAGGGGCAGTCGAACTACCGGCGCGAGTTGCAGCGTATCGCCGCGGCCAAGCCCGACGTCATCATCTATTCCGGCTACGGCCAGGAGTCGGCGACGATCAACCGCGAGGCCTTCGAGCTTGGCCTGTCGAAGACGCCGTGGTTCGGCATCTACCTGTCGATGTGTACCGCCGACTCCCGGCCGGAAACGGTCGAGGGCCAGATGGGCATGGAGGTCAACTATGTCGGTCCCGACGGCGCGTGGTATCGCGACGCCTACCAGAAGAAATTCGGCAAGGAGTTCGCCACCACCTTCAGCGGCTACACCTACGACGCCGTGATGATGGCCGCCGCCGCGATCAACAAGGCCGGCAGCACCGATCCGGCGAAGATCCGCGACGCGATGGCCGCGCTCGGCGACTATGCCGGGGCGACCGGGCCGATCGCCTTCGACGCCGACGGGCAGCGCAAGACCCAGCCCTACATCGTCGTCTCCTACAAGAGCGGCGAGCTGAAGACGGCGGCTAGGTAG
- a CDS encoding indolepyruvate ferredoxin oxidoreductase family protein produces MPDGVAMTGAVTLDDKYRAEHGRVFLNGTQALVRMALLQKRRDSAAGLRTAGLVSGYRGSPLGTIDMEMGRAQGFLQDHDIRFVPGVNEDLAATALWGSQQIHLQDKPEWDGVFGLWYGKGPGVDRTGDAFRHANLAGSAARGGVLVLAGDDHTCKSSTTSHQSEYALVDAMMPILSPADIPEMIEYGLHGWALSRLSGCWTAMKVTADLTDRSVSMSLDPAFPVLRQPADLVLPPGGLNIRWPDSPQEQEARLHLHKIPAALAYVRANGLNRVALGGSGARFGIVTAGKAYLDVRQALSELGIGEGQAAALGIAVFKVAVPWPLEPDGLRAFAAGLDEILVVEEKRPLIEGQIKDILYGLPADRRPRVTGKSDDAGAPMLRSHDELSVAEIARAIARRLARCGVEVDAAALERLENSGAARAAGPVAKRTPYFCSGCPHNSSTKVPEGSRAHAGIGCHWMSQAMDRDTATYTHMGAEGANWVGLAPFVPTRHIFQNIGDGTYFHSGLLAIRAAVAGGVNITYKILFNDAVAMTGGQPHDGQLTPQAIAWQVRAEGVQRIAVVSDEPEKYGPSSGLPPYVTIHHRDELDAVQREFREVPGVSTLIYDQTCAAEKRRRRKRGRMPDPDRRVVINERVCEGCGDCSTQSNCLSVVPVDTEFGTKRTIDQSSCNKDFSCLGGFCPSFVTVEGGTLRKSRPAPAPAADMDAGADALPEPARPALEQPYRLLVTGVGGTGVVTVGAILGMAAHLEGLACSILDQTGMAQKGGAVMSHIVLAGRADQIHAARIAPGGADAVLGCDLLVAAGEDGLSRMRAGRTRAVLNRHETVTGAFTRNPDERLPLPLLVRRVADACGGGEAVDALDATAIATGLLGDAIMANLFLLGYAWQKGLIPLSASAIDEAIVLNGTGVAANRAAFAWGRRAAADPGAVAAAQMVDRPAKSPAKSPAEAAPPADLDVLISRRVAELTAYQDSAYAERYRRLVDQVRRVEASAAAGSVQLTETVARSFYKVMAYKDEYEVARLYTDGAFLARLGEQFETGFRLRFHLAPPLLAARDPQTGRLKKSAYGPWMLTAFKFLARLRKLRGTPFDPFGRTAERRAERRLVDVYERAIMELLAGLTPDKLEPAVRIAALPDRIRGYGHVKEKALAQAEAELRDRLARFHSPPTQRLAAE; encoded by the coding sequence ATGCCGGACGGCGTGGCGATGACGGGCGCGGTGACGCTGGACGACAAGTATCGGGCCGAGCACGGCCGCGTTTTCCTGAACGGGACGCAGGCGCTGGTGAGGATGGCGCTGCTCCAGAAGCGGCGCGACAGCGCCGCCGGCCTGCGCACCGCCGGGCTGGTCAGCGGCTACCGTGGCTCGCCGCTGGGCACCATCGACATGGAGATGGGCCGCGCGCAGGGCTTCCTGCAGGACCATGACATCCGCTTCGTTCCCGGCGTCAACGAGGATCTGGCCGCCACTGCCCTGTGGGGAAGCCAGCAGATCCATCTGCAGGACAAGCCAGAGTGGGACGGCGTCTTCGGCCTGTGGTACGGCAAGGGGCCGGGGGTGGACCGCACCGGAGACGCCTTCCGCCATGCCAACCTCGCCGGTTCGGCGGCGCGGGGCGGCGTGCTGGTGCTGGCTGGCGACGACCACACCTGCAAATCCTCCACCACCTCGCACCAGAGCGAATACGCCCTGGTCGATGCGATGATGCCGATCCTCAGCCCGGCCGACATCCCGGAGATGATCGAATACGGGCTGCACGGCTGGGCGCTTTCGCGCCTGTCCGGCTGCTGGACCGCCATGAAGGTGACGGCCGACCTGACCGACCGCAGCGTCTCGATGTCCCTCGATCCGGCCTTTCCGGTCCTCCGCCAGCCGGCGGATCTCGTCCTGCCGCCCGGCGGCCTCAACATCCGCTGGCCGGACAGCCCGCAGGAGCAGGAAGCCCGTCTTCATCTGCACAAGATCCCGGCGGCGCTGGCCTATGTCCGCGCCAACGGCCTGAACCGCGTGGCGCTGGGCGGGAGCGGCGCCCGTTTCGGCATCGTCACCGCCGGCAAAGCCTATCTCGACGTCCGGCAGGCGCTGTCGGAACTCGGGATCGGCGAAGGGCAGGCGGCGGCGCTCGGCATCGCCGTCTTCAAGGTGGCGGTGCCCTGGCCGCTGGAGCCCGACGGCCTGCGCGCCTTCGCGGCTGGTCTCGACGAGATCCTGGTGGTGGAGGAGAAGCGGCCGCTGATCGAAGGCCAGATCAAGGACATCCTCTACGGCCTGCCCGCCGACCGGCGCCCGCGCGTCACCGGCAAGAGCGACGACGCCGGTGCGCCGATGCTGCGCTCCCATGATGAGCTGTCTGTCGCCGAGATCGCCCGGGCCATTGCCCGGCGGCTGGCCCGCTGCGGCGTGGAGGTGGATGCCGCAGCGCTGGAGCGTCTTGAGAATTCCGGGGCCGCCCGCGCCGCGGGGCCGGTGGCCAAGCGCACACCCTATTTCTGTTCCGGCTGTCCGCACAACAGCTCGACCAAGGTGCCGGAGGGTTCGCGGGCCCATGCCGGGATCGGTTGCCACTGGATGTCGCAGGCGATGGACCGCGACACCGCCACCTACACCCATATGGGGGCGGAAGGGGCCAACTGGGTCGGGCTGGCGCCCTTCGTGCCGACCCGCCACATCTTCCAGAACATCGGCGACGGCACCTATTTCCATTCCGGGCTGCTCGCCATCCGCGCGGCGGTGGCCGGCGGCGTCAACATCACCTACAAGATCCTGTTCAACGACGCCGTCGCCATGACCGGCGGCCAGCCCCATGACGGCCAGCTCACCCCGCAGGCCATCGCCTGGCAGGTGCGCGCCGAGGGGGTGCAGCGCATCGCCGTGGTCAGCGACGAGCCGGAAAAATACGGGCCGTCGTCGGGCCTGCCGCCCTACGTCACCATCCACCACCGCGACGAGCTCGACGCCGTGCAGCGCGAGTTCCGCGAGGTGCCGGGCGTGTCGACGCTGATCTACGACCAGACCTGCGCCGCGGAAAAGCGTCGCCGCCGCAAGCGCGGCAGGATGCCGGACCCCGACCGCCGCGTCGTCATCAACGAACGGGTGTGCGAGGGCTGCGGCGACTGCTCCACCCAATCGAACTGCCTGTCGGTGGTGCCGGTGGACACCGAGTTCGGGACGAAGCGGACGATCGACCAATCCTCCTGCAACAAGGACTTCTCCTGCCTGGGCGGCTTCTGCCCCTCCTTCGTGACGGTGGAAGGCGGCACGCTGCGCAAGTCGCGCCCGGCCCCGGCACCCGCCGCCGATATGGACGCCGGTGCGGACGCACTGCCCGAGCCGGCGCGGCCTGCCCTGGAGCAGCCCTACCGCCTGCTCGTCACCGGGGTCGGCGGCACCGGCGTGGTGACCGTCGGCGCGATCCTCGGCATGGCCGCGCATCTGGAGGGGCTGGCCTGTTCCATTCTCGACCAGACCGGCATGGCGCAGAAGGGCGGTGCGGTGATGTCGCACATCGTGCTGGCCGGTCGTGCCGATCAGATCCACGCCGCACGCATCGCGCCCGGCGGGGCCGATGCGGTGCTCGGCTGTGATCTGCTGGTCGCCGCCGGCGAAGACGGGCTGAGCCGCATGAGGGCCGGCCGCACCCGTGCGGTGCTCAACCGGCATGAAACCGTCACCGGCGCCTTCACCCGCAACCCGGACGAACGACTGCCGCTGCCGCTGCTGGTCCGCCGGGTCGCCGACGCCTGCGGGGGAGGGGAGGCGGTCGATGCGCTGGATGCCACCGCCATCGCCACCGGGCTGCTCGGCGATGCGATCATGGCGAACCTGTTCCTGCTCGGCTACGCCTGGCAGAAGGGATTGATCCCGCTGTCCGCCTCGGCCATCGACGAGGCCATCGTCCTGAACGGCACCGGTGTCGCCGCAAACCGGGCGGCATTCGCCTGGGGGCGGCGGGCCGCCGCCGATCCCGGCGCGGTAGCGGCAGCCCAGATGGTCGATCGCCCGGCCAAATCCCCGGCCAAATCCCCGGCCGAAGCCGCCCCGCCCGCCGATCTCGATGTCCTGATTTCCCGTCGCGTAGCGGAGTTGACCGCCTACCAGGACAGCGCCTATGCCGAGCGCTACCGCCGGCTGGTCGATCAGGTCCGCCGTGTCGAGGCGAGTGCCGCTGCGGGCAGCGTCCAACTGACCGAGACGGTGGCGCGCTCCTTCTACAAGGTGATGGCTTACAAGGACGAGTATGAAGTCGCCCGCCTCTACACCGACGGCGCCTTCCTCGCGCGGCTGGGTGAGCAGTTCGAGACCGGCTTCCGCCTCCGCTTCCACCTGGCTCCCCCCTTGCTCGCAGCCCGCGATCCGCAGACCGGTCGCCTGAAGAAGAGTGCCTACGGCCCCTGGATGCTGACCGCGTTCAAGTTCCTGGCGAGGCTGAGGAAACTGCGCGGAACGCCGTTCGACCCGTTCGGCCGCACCGCCGAGCGCCGGGCCGAGCGCCGGCTGGTCGATGTCTACGAACGGGCGATCATGGAGTTGCTGGCCGGCCTTACGCCGGACAAGCTGGAACCGGCGGTGCGGATCGCCGCCCTCCCTGATCGCATTCGCGGATATGGGCATGTGAAGGAGAAGGCCCTGGCCCAGGCGGAAGCGGAGCTGCGCGATCGACTGGCACGGTTCCACTCCCCGCCGACGCAGCGTCTGGCCGCCGAGTGA
- a CDS encoding branched-chain amino acid ABC transporter permease has translation MLEFCLHVLIMSAIFGIAAVSLNLQAGTSGLLNFGQIALFGIGAYAVAILTRAGLPWPAALLVGMSAAALGGFAIGRLGRDLAAEYWALATLAVAELVRLVALNEDWLTGGPQGIGGIAGLFPGLDGTTRAFATLALAAALLLATALTARRLGQTQFGRVLRLMRENPDLATALGHDIVACKVKVLAIGGAMAGMAGGLYTLYVAFIGPDQLLPFETFLIWTMVVLGGLGNVAGAVVGALLVTSLYAGIPFLKDLVALPSDLTGSLRVFAIGSIVLAALMLKPQGLVPERLRRLHAQRT, from the coding sequence GTGCTTGAGTTCTGCCTGCATGTGCTGATCATGTCGGCGATCTTCGGGATCGCCGCGGTCAGCCTCAACCTCCAGGCCGGCACCAGCGGCCTGCTGAATTTCGGCCAGATCGCGCTGTTCGGCATCGGCGCCTATGCGGTCGCCATCCTGACCCGAGCCGGGTTGCCCTGGCCGGCCGCCCTGCTCGTCGGCATGTCCGCGGCGGCGCTCGGCGGCTTCGCCATCGGCCGGCTCGGCCGCGACCTCGCCGCCGAATACTGGGCGCTGGCGACGCTGGCGGTGGCCGAGCTGGTGCGGCTGGTCGCCCTCAACGAGGACTGGCTGACCGGCGGGCCGCAGGGCATCGGCGGCATCGCCGGCCTGTTCCCCGGGCTCGACGGCACGACGCGGGCCTTCGCCACCCTGGCCCTGGCGGCAGCGCTGCTGCTCGCCACGGCGCTGACGGCGCGGCGGCTCGGCCAGACCCAGTTCGGCCGCGTGCTGCGGCTGATGCGGGAGAACCCCGACCTCGCCACCGCGCTCGGCCACGACATCGTCGCCTGCAAGGTCAAGGTGCTGGCGATCGGCGGGGCGATGGCCGGAATGGCCGGCGGGCTCTACACCCTCTATGTCGCCTTCATCGGGCCGGACCAGCTGCTGCCCTTCGAGACCTTCCTGATCTGGACGATGGTCGTGCTCGGCGGGCTCGGCAACGTCGCCGGGGCGGTGGTCGGCGCCCTGCTGGTCACCTCGCTCTATGCCGGCATCCCGTTCCTGAAGGATCTCGTCGCCCTTCCGTCCGACCTGACCGGCAGCCTGCGCGTCTTCGCCATCGGCTCGATCGTGCTGGCCGCCCTGATGCTGAAACCCCAGGGGCTGGTCCCCGAACGGCTGCGGAGGCTCCATGCTCAGCGCACATGA
- a CDS encoding RidA family protein, with the protein MSIQRIEVGPRMSQAVVCGGLVYTAGVVALRAPGAGVAEQTTDILGRIDELLAAAGTDKTKLLTATIWLADIAGFAEMNGVWDAWVAPGNTPVRACVESKLAAPQFTVEIQVTASL; encoded by the coding sequence ATGAGCATCCAACGTATCGAGGTCGGCCCGCGCATGAGCCAGGCCGTCGTCTGTGGCGGTCTGGTCTACACGGCGGGCGTGGTGGCGCTGCGTGCGCCGGGCGCCGGCGTCGCCGAGCAGACCACCGACATCCTCGGCCGGATCGACGAGCTGCTCGCCGCCGCCGGCACCGACAAGACCAAGCTGCTGACCGCCACCATCTGGCTCGCCGACATCGCCGGCTTCGCCGAGATGAACGGGGTGTGGGACGCCTGGGTGGCGCCCGGCAACACGCCGGTGCGCGCCTGCGTCGAATCCAAGCTCGCCGCCCCGCAATTCACCGTCGAAATCCAGGTGACCGCGTCGCTGTGA
- a CDS encoding ABC transporter ATP-binding protein translates to MLSAHDVTRSFGGLTAVNHVSLEIGAREIVGLVGPNGSGKTTLLNLLSGFLAPTSGEIRFDGTAVSARRAWQPSRLGLRRTFQLPRLPARMSVLEVMLAGGRLPSGASPWRSLLMPGAVRREEAAFLDKAMGLLAEVDLAGLANHPAGGLSGGQQKLLGLAAALMDDPAVLLLDEPTAGVNPSLRRRMADHLRRIREGGTALVIVEHDMGFIGDLCDRCLALDKGAVIANCRPDELSGNQQVVEAYLGRRRPGVPLRVVAGGAAGVKSSGARA, encoded by the coding sequence ATGCTCAGCGCACATGACGTCACCCGCAGCTTCGGCGGGCTGACCGCGGTCAACCATGTCAGCCTGGAGATCGGCGCGCGCGAGATCGTCGGTCTGGTCGGCCCCAACGGCTCGGGCAAGACGACGCTGCTCAATCTGCTGAGCGGATTCCTCGCCCCCACCAGCGGCGAGATCCGCTTCGACGGCACCGCCGTCAGCGCGCGCCGCGCCTGGCAGCCGAGCCGGCTCGGCCTGCGCCGCACCTTCCAGCTTCCCAGGCTGCCGGCCCGGATGTCGGTGCTGGAGGTGATGCTGGCCGGTGGGCGCCTGCCGTCCGGCGCCTCGCCCTGGCGGTCGCTGCTGATGCCGGGGGCGGTGCGGCGCGAGGAGGCGGCCTTCCTCGACAAGGCGATGGGGCTTCTGGCCGAGGTCGATCTCGCCGGCCTCGCCAACCATCCGGCCGGCGGCCTGTCCGGCGGGCAGCAGAAGCTGCTCGGACTGGCGGCGGCGCTGATGGACGACCCGGCGGTGCTGCTGCTCGACGAGCCGACGGCGGGCGTCAACCCGTCGCTGCGCCGGCGCATGGCCGACCATCTGCGGCGTATCCGCGAGGGCGGCACCGCGCTGGTCATCGTCGAGCACGACATGGGCTTCATCGGCGACCTGTGCGACCGCTGCCTCGCGCTGGACAAGGGGGCGGTGATCGCCAACTGCCGGCCCGACGAGCTGAGCGGCAACCAGCAGGTGGTCGAGGCCTATCTCGGCCGCCGCCGCCCCGGCGTCCCCCTGCGGGTCGTCGCCGGGGGAGCGGCCGGCGTCAAATCAAGCGGAGCCAGAGCATGA
- a CDS encoding GntR family transcriptional regulator → MAGTPRKKTSKPAPAPRAADSVNRVYAAIQRMAVNFEFRPEQRINEVELAATLGVSRTPVREALNRLVIEGLITLVPNKGFYCRPFDAEQIISLFEVRAALERLSVELAAERASDVRIAELMDFWNGVRANRAAMDAEELTSRDEEFHIRIAAMGGNPELVRMLESINARIRFVRRIEIENPQRRTTTFDEHLAIAEALKARDRGRAVSCMSDHIGISVADAVAAMKEGLARIYMGRIAS, encoded by the coding sequence ATGGCGGGAACCCCGCGCAAGAAGACCAGCAAGCCGGCACCCGCGCCGCGGGCCGCCGACAGCGTGAACCGCGTCTACGCGGCGATCCAGCGCATGGCGGTGAATTTCGAATTCCGGCCGGAACAGCGGATCAACGAGGTGGAGCTTGCCGCCACTCTGGGCGTCAGCCGGACGCCCGTGCGCGAAGCACTGAACCGCCTGGTGATCGAAGGACTGATCACGCTGGTGCCGAACAAAGGTTTCTACTGCCGCCCCTTCGACGCCGAGCAGATCATCAGCCTGTTCGAGGTGCGCGCGGCGTTGGAGAGGCTCAGTGTGGAACTCGCGGCCGAACGCGCCAGCGATGTCCGCATCGCCGAACTGATGGATTTCTGGAACGGCGTGCGGGCAAACCGCGCCGCGATGGACGCCGAGGAACTGACCAGCCGCGACGAGGAATTCCACATCCGCATCGCCGCGATGGGCGGCAACCCCGAGCTCGTCCGCATGCTGGAGAGCATCAATGCGCGGATCCGCTTCGTCCGCCGCATCGAGATCGAGAATCCGCAGCGCCGCACCACCACCTTCGACGAGCATCTGGCCATCGCCGAGGCGCTGAAGGCGCGCGACCGCGGCCGGGCGGTATCCTGCATGTCGGACCACATCGGCATCAGCGTGGCCGACGCCGTGGCCGCCATGAAGGAAGGGCTGGCGCGGATCTACATGGGCCGCATCGCTAGCTGA
- a CDS encoding branched-chain amino acid ABC transporter permease: MIQILIDTLIRTSDLALIALGLSLSYGVSRFPNVAHVEMAPLGAAVALAVAALFPAGGLVGAAIAGALAAGLTAMLLHRFAFDRLAAVGPASALIGSLAIAMMLRAGLQAVFGTRPQQFDTRLTPPHDLWGAILSDLQIAAIAITAVCLIGFFAMLRLTPLGRSIRAIAANPALATASGIDARRVTLVTVFLGGMLAGIGGILLALVTQLDIGMGQMLLLPVFAAAIVGGLGSLPGAVMGAFAIALAETLVMRIDFGLLAGEGPRYLPLGYLTGIGFALIVVTLVYRPEGLLSRGGRRA; this comes from the coding sequence GTGATCCAGATACTGATCGACACCCTGATCCGGACGAGCGACCTCGCCCTGATCGCGCTCGGCCTCAGCCTGTCCTACGGAGTCAGCCGCTTCCCCAATGTCGCCCATGTCGAGATGGCGCCGCTCGGCGCGGCGGTGGCGCTGGCCGTGGCCGCCCTGTTCCCCGCGGGCGGGCTGGTCGGCGCCGCCATCGCCGGGGCGCTCGCCGCCGGGCTGACGGCGATGCTGCTGCACCGCTTTGCCTTCGACCGGCTCGCCGCCGTCGGCCCGGCCAGCGCGTTGATCGGCTCGCTCGCCATTGCCATGATGCTGCGCGCCGGTCTCCAGGCCGTCTTCGGCACCCGGCCGCAGCAGTTCGACACACGGCTGACCCCGCCGCACGACCTGTGGGGCGCAATCCTGTCGGATCTTCAGATCGCGGCGATCGCCATCACCGCCGTCTGCCTGATCGGCTTCTTCGCCATGCTGCGGCTGACCCCGCTCGGGCGTTCGATCCGCGCCATCGCCGCCAACCCGGCGCTCGCCACCGCGTCCGGCATCGACGCCAGGCGCGTCACGCTGGTCACCGTCTTCCTCGGCGGCATGCTGGCCGGCATCGGCGGCATCCTGCTGGCGCTGGTTACCCAGCTCGACATCGGCATGGGGCAGATGCTGCTGCTGCCGGTCTTCGCCGCCGCCATCGTCGGCGGGCTCGGCAGCCTGCCGGGCGCCGTGATGGGCGCCTTCGCCATCGCGCTGGCCGAGACGCTGGTGATGCGCATCGATTTCGGCCTGCTGGCCGGCGAGGGGCCGCGCTATCTGCCGCTCGGCTACCTGACGGGCATCGGCTTCGCGCTCATCGTCGTCACCCTCGTGTACCGCCCGGAAGGGCTGCTGAGCCGGGGAGGCCGCCGTGCTTGA
- the arr gene encoding NAD(+)--rifampin ADP-ribosyltransferase, whose amino-acid sequence MYAKDVPTGTVFYHGTKADLGVGDLIVPGFESNFVGHGLKHVYFTAKVETATWGAELAQGEGRGRIYIVQPTGPFDDDPNLTDKKFPGNMTASYRSVDPLQISGEVKDWVGHPPEQLQEMKSSLARLVQEGRATIIED is encoded by the coding sequence ATGTACGCCAAGGATGTCCCCACCGGGACCGTCTTCTATCATGGAACTAAGGCCGACCTGGGGGTTGGCGATCTGATCGTGCCCGGCTTTGAAAGCAATTTCGTCGGGCACGGTCTGAAGCACGTCTACTTCACCGCCAAGGTGGAAACGGCGACTTGGGGGGCGGAGCTTGCTCAGGGCGAGGGGCGAGGCCGCATTTACATTGTTCAGCCGACCGGACCTTTCGACGACGATCCAAATCTCACCGACAAGAAATTTCCCGGCAACATGACCGCGTCCTATCGTTCGGTCGATCCGTTGCAGATCTCCGGCGAGGTCAAGGATTGGGTCGGTCACCCGCCCGAGCAGCTCCAGGAAATGAAGAGCAGTCTTGCTCGCTTGGTGCAGGAAGGCAGAGCCACGATCATTGAGGATTGA